Proteins encoded by one window of Arachis ipaensis cultivar K30076 chromosome B04, Araip1.1, whole genome shotgun sequence:
- the LOC107639564 gene encoding ribosomal RNA small subunit methyltransferase nep-1 isoform X1, translating to MLTPSANSRLKRKMLETQTQCSEEKEEPRELDSKIGKVDRVLGSPQDPNVRSGAIFILENASLKKGLVKKEWKILNSHDDANLLLKQNKSLNDYRPDIVFEALRSVIDSPLNKYGLVEAIFVKIDGGALFEIKPHVRIPRTCKRFCGLIVDLLRKSRVCAKDTNEVLIRVVEEPVMRHLPVNSHIVGLSYNSKKVVHIDDYVSSLSDHMTPVFVVGAMVNGKVKEDHTHDYISVSDYPLGAKCCVGLICDALEQKWKLF from the exons ATGCTCACTCCAAGTGCAAACAGTAGGCTGAAGCGTAAGATGCTTGAGACACAAACCCAATGCAGTGAAGAGAAAGAAGAGCCTAGAGAACTTGATAGTAAAATTGGAAAAGTTGATAGGGTGCTTGGTTCTCCACAGGATCCTAATGTTAGGTCGGGTGCCATATTTATATTGGAAAATGCTTCGCTGAAGAAAGGACTCGTTAAAaag GAGTGGAAAATCCTCAATTCACATGATGATGCCAATCTTCTGTTGAAGCAAAATAAGAGTCTTAATGATTATCGACCAGACATTGTTTTTGAG GCACTCCGTAGTGTTATTGATAGTCCACTTAATAAATATGGTTTGGTGGAAGCTATATTTGTGAAAATTGATGGAGGAGCCCTATTTGAAATCAAGCCACATGTTCGCATTCCTCGAACTTGTAAACGTTTCTGTGGTCTCATAG TGGATTTGCTTAGAAAGTCTCGTGTTTGTGCTAAAGATACAAATGAAGTACTTATTCGTGTTGTTGAAGAGCCTGTAATGCGCCATTTACCAGTCAATTCTCATATAGTAG GCCTCTCTTATAATTCAAAGAAGGTGGTCCACATAGATGACTATGTTTCTTCCCTAAGTGATCATATGACGCCtgtttttgtg GTGGGTGCAATGGTAAATGGGAAAGTAAAAGAAGACCACACACATGATTATATTTCtg TTTCTGATTATCCACTTGGTGCTAAATGCTGCGTAGGCCTTATCTGTGATGCATTGGAGCAAAAATGGAAGCTATTCTGA
- the LOC107639564 gene encoding ribosomal RNA small subunit methyltransferase NEP1 isoform X2 has product MLTPSANSRLKRKMLETQTQCSEEKEEPRELDSKIGKVDRVLGSPQDPNVRSGAIFILENASLKKGLVKKEWKILNSHDDANLLLKQNKSLNDYRPDIVFEALRSVIDSPLNKYGLVEAIFVKIDGGALFEIKPHVRIPRTCKRFCGLIGLSYNSKKVVHIDDYVSSLSDHMTPVFVVGAMVNGKVKEDHTHDYISVSDYPLGAKCCVGLICDALEQKWKLF; this is encoded by the exons ATGCTCACTCCAAGTGCAAACAGTAGGCTGAAGCGTAAGATGCTTGAGACACAAACCCAATGCAGTGAAGAGAAAGAAGAGCCTAGAGAACTTGATAGTAAAATTGGAAAAGTTGATAGGGTGCTTGGTTCTCCACAGGATCCTAATGTTAGGTCGGGTGCCATATTTATATTGGAAAATGCTTCGCTGAAGAAAGGACTCGTTAAAaag GAGTGGAAAATCCTCAATTCACATGATGATGCCAATCTTCTGTTGAAGCAAAATAAGAGTCTTAATGATTATCGACCAGACATTGTTTTTGAG GCACTCCGTAGTGTTATTGATAGTCCACTTAATAAATATGGTTTGGTGGAAGCTATATTTGTGAAAATTGATGGAGGAGCCCTATTTGAAATCAAGCCACATGTTCGCATTCCTCGAACTTGTAAACGTTTCTGTGGTCTCATAG GCCTCTCTTATAATTCAAAGAAGGTGGTCCACATAGATGACTATGTTTCTTCCCTAAGTGATCATATGACGCCtgtttttgtg GTGGGTGCAATGGTAAATGGGAAAGTAAAAGAAGACCACACACATGATTATATTTCtg TTTCTGATTATCCACTTGGTGCTAAATGCTGCGTAGGCCTTATCTGTGATGCATTGGAGCAAAAATGGAAGCTATTCTGA